AACCCCTAAACCAGGGAGGGCGGATTGCACGGATGCGGCAATTTGAGAGAATCCTGATTTTACGGTGTTCCCGACTTGAGTAATGTCCCGCCCAATATCGTACCCGAATAGTTGCTTTGCAAAAGCGGTAATCATATCAAGACCAGCCTGCCCGACTGCTGGAATAACGGTTGTAAGGGCCGAAAGAATGGACTGCCCAATGCTGATTGCCGATGCCGTGATCGTATCACTGTTGCTTGTAAGACCTTTGATAAAGGCTACAAGTACCGTGGTGCCGGTTTGCAGAAATTGAGGAGCATACCCTGCAGCCTTTGCGATTGCTTGCGCTAACACATCACCGATTGCCGGTATTAATTCAGTAGTTCCTCCATGTTTAAATGCAGCGGAAAGCTGAGATACCCACCCACTGGCAGTAGGAAGCAAATCGTTTTTTAAAGTGTCCTGCATGCCCTGAGAAACATCACCGAGAAGAGTCATAACGTTGTCTTTCAGGGTGGAAAGCTGGCCATTAAAGGTTTTGCTTTGTGCTTCCATCGCACCGTAGAACTGTCCGCCCTCGCTGGTAGCGGATTTGAACGCCTCTGCGACTTCCTGCGCAGAAATACCGCCGGCCTCCATACGCTTACGGAGATCGCCCATGCTTTCGCCGGTCTTTTTGGAAATCTCACTCAGCGGGTTGAATCCGACGTTGATGCACTGAAGTAAATCTTGACCGGAAAGTTTTCCGGCACTGGAAATCTGCGAGAAAGCCAAGGTTAGTCCATCAAATTTTGCTTTATCGCCCTGAGAAATATCACCCAGCATTTTTAAGTCGGGCATGATGTCATTTGCGGAAGTCCCAAATGCAAGTAACGTTTGTGCGCCTTTTGAAAGATCAGACATTTCAAAAGGTGTTTTATCTGCAAAATCTTTAAGATTTGCAATCATGCTTTGTGCTTTGCCGGCGGATCCCAGCATGGTTGTAAAAGAGGTTTGGTACTGTTCCATTTGGGCGTTGTACTTAATAATGGTACCAAGTGAAATCCCGCCGATCGCTGCAGAAATACCGCTGATTGTTTTTGTGATCCCGGATACTCCGGATTTAACGGTAGAGCCCAAATTGGATAAGCCTTTTTTGATCCCGGCCGTGTCTAGGTCCGTTAGAATTTTGATTGTACCGTCTGCCAAATAATCACCTCCATTTGGGCATAAAAAATCCATGCCCGGTTAAAGGCATGGAAAAAGTTAAAATAACGCAGAAAACGAGTCCGCAAAGTCTGCGTCTTTCTGTTCAGCAGATCGCATGTCGGGGAGTCGATAGATCCTTTTTAGCTTTCGTAGCTGCTTTGCCTGCTCTTTCGGCATATCTCGGGTGATCTCCGCTTGTCTGATCGACATGATCTTTACGATTTCGTTATTCTCTCCAAGACCTGAAAACAACGCCCGGAACTTCCACCAGTGCAGATAGTCGATCAAATTAAGATCGATTCCATACTGAGTGAGGAAGGCAGCGTAAATGTACGGCGCATCGTATTCGTATGAATAGATCTCCGTAGCCTTTTTTCCTTTTCCGGTATCTTCAGATTCAGGCTCTCCGCAGCGGTAAAACCACATAAGGGCATCGATTGTCTCTTGTAGATTCTCAGTGACATATTCAATATCATTAGGGAAGAAAAGAGACAATATTTTTAGAAGTAAGTCATTTTCTGATAGTTGATCAAGCTGCTTTGTTAATAGCAGTTCATACCGGATCGAGGTTCGAAAATTAGTGTCAATCGGAACCGCTTTGCCTCCGATTTTGACAGTATCGGGGAGAGAATCAATCAATAGGCTCATTTCACGCGCCGAAGCAAGGCGCGCATTTTATCGTAGTCTTCGGCTGTTAACTGGGGAAGTCCTTCGGGTGCTTTGGGCGGTTCCTCCGGTTTAACGGGCAGCAGTGCCTTATTGTTGGATTCAACCGTTTTGGTGATTCCCTGTACCTGAGCCTGTAATTCCGCGTCGAAATTTCGAATGAACTCATAGAATACGCGGAGACAGTCTTTTAAATTGCCCTCCGTATACGGCCTGCCGAAGATGTTTTCAGCAGATCCTGCGCCAAGAAAAGTATCGAAGAAGTCATAGAGGTTTTTGCACTGGCGTTCGATCAGCACAAGCATACTGTCGATTTTACCTGTCCTGGCTTCGCTTTCTATCTCGTTTTGCGCAGCATTACATGTGCTTTTTGCTTCCTCAATATTGCGTAAAACACGCAGATCGGTAAGATCCAGATTGATTTCCTTCCCGTTGATTTTCATTGTTTAAATCCTCCTAATTAAGCAGTTTTTTCTGCACCGGCAGTGAATGTACAGGTGTTTGCCGCGTCGTCAACAACGGCGAAACCTTCCTCTTTGCTGCCTTTCACTTTGAAGTTTCCACTATATGTATAGGCATCAAGGGATCCGCCTTCTGAATCGGGAATCACGGCAAACGGACGCTTAATTGCGGCATAGGTGTTTGCACCTGTTCCGGGATGACTGAGATCAACAATGACGATTGACCGA
This genomic window from Caproicibacterium sp. BJN0003 contains:
- a CDS encoding bacteriophage Gp15 family protein gives rise to the protein MSLLIDSLPDTVKIGGKAVPIDTNFRTSIRYELLLTKQLDQLSENDLLLKILSLFFPNDIEYVTENLQETIDALMWFYRCGEPESEDTGKGKKATEIYSYEYDAPYIYAAFLTQYGIDLNLIDYLHWWKFRALFSGLGENNEIVKIMSIRQAEITRDMPKEQAKQLRKLKRIYRLPDMRSAEQKDADFADSFSALF
- a CDS encoding DUF6673 family protein → MKINGKEINLDLTDLRVLRNIEEAKSTCNAAQNEIESEARTGKIDSMLVLIERQCKNLYDFFDTFLGAGSAENIFGRPYTEGNLKDCLRVFYEFIRNFDAELQAQVQGITKTVESNNKALLPVKPEEPPKAPEGLPQLTAEDYDKMRALLRRVK